The Mauremys reevesii isolate NIE-2019 linkage group 1, ASM1616193v1, whole genome shotgun sequence genome has a segment encoding these proteins:
- the LOC120382990 gene encoding endogenous retrovirus group 3 member 1 Env polyprotein-like: MRITLLILGVYLLHCNGWENTFLELGETIAKSFNLSNCWVCGGPGDLNEWPWVAQPVQPKWWVSNLSMVRNGTELWAQDSSPWRLYSSGMGILCLNRTKPKGVYVGESQCEWTLSPGFDCWDPNCLPYNCSKYQGRWNQTHVQLTNGSWIACSYQLYDNNDFASSSSCNAIQQDTFFDDYLFLRCQRDNTTAKDHVIRIYLWAWQHYNGTRTTHFRQFWSSTTQPKGGGCNCIWKMGAGAWKREHCNSKGESVMGGGPLGRGDHLYFEMPKYKNNNWSLSPDTTTPDPWDGPFANGTWALKGHYWICGQYAYRRLPPNWSGVCYVGYIRPLFFLLPLLQGKTLGVKVYDDLIREQRSIDSTLTAGSSQKWGTQEWPPERIIEHYGPATWNPDELVTGAREPIYNLNRIIRLQAVLEIVTNQTATALDLLADQATQMRTAIYQHRIALDYLLAEEGGLCAKLNESNCCLQIDDNGKAVKRLTKEMRKLTHVPVQTWKGWDTDWLTSWLPQKEWIRQSFLFVVCIIIALLALACLTPCLVTLIRRLINQTINQRVMVLLQPVKAEDWGY; encoded by the coding sequence ATGCGAATAACACTGTTAATTTTAGGTGTATACCTTCTTCATTGTAATGGTTGGGAAAATACCTTCCTGGAACTAGGAGAAACAATAGCAAAGTCCTTTAATCTCAGTAATTGTTGGGTATGTGGAGGACCAGGAGACTTAAACGAATGGCCATGGGTAGCCCAACCAGTACAGCCCAAATGGTGGGTCAGTAATTTAAGCATGGTCCGTAACGGAACAGAACTATGGGCCCAGGATAGTAGCCCATGGCGACTCTATTCCTCTGGGATGGGTATACTATGCCTTAATAGAACAAAACCAAAAGGAGTATACGTAGGGGAAAGTCAATGTGAATGGACCTTATCCCCAGGATTTGATTGCTGGGATCCTAATTGTTTACCATACAATTGCTCTAAATATCAGGGGCGATGGAATCAAACCCATGTACAGCTGACTAATGGCAGCTGGATAGCCTGCTCCTATCAACTTTATGATAATAATGATTTCGCCAGTAGCAGCAGTTGCAACGCAATACAACAGGATACATtttttgatgattatctgttttTACGTTGCCAGCGAGATAATACCACAGCCAAGGATCACGTGATACGAATCTATCTCTGGGCGTGGCAACACTATAATGGGACCCGAACAACCCACTTTAGGCAATTTTGGTCAAGCACTACTCAGCCTAAAGGAGGGGGTTGCAATTGTATATGGaaaatgggagcaggagcctggaaACGTGAACATTGTAATTCTAAAGGCGAATCAGTTATGGGGGGAGGACCGTTAGGACGTGGCGATCATTTGTATTTTGAAATGCCCaagtataaaaataataattggtcCCTGTCACCTGATACAACTACTCCCGACCCCTGGGATGGACCCTTTGCTAATGGGACATGGGCCCTAAAAGGCCACTATTGGATTTGTGGTCAATACGCTTACCGTCGGCTACCACCCAATTGGTCCGGGGTATGTTATGTAGGATATATTAGGCCTCTATTCTTCCTACTACCTCTCCTACAGGGAAAAACCTTAGGAGTCAAAGTATATGATGATCTTATTAGGGAACAGCGATCTATTGATTCCACTTTAACAGCTGGAAGTTCCCAAAAATGGGGTACACAGGAGTGGCCTCCtgaaagaatcatagaacattaTGGACCAGCCACGTGGAACCCCGATGAGCTCGTAACAGGAGCTAGGGAACCAATTTATAACCTGAATCGAATAATCAGATTGCAGGCTGTTTTGGAAATAGTAACAAACCAAACAGCCACAGCACTCGATCTCTTAGCTGATCAGGCTACTCAAATGAGAACCGCAATTTATCAACATCGTATAGCTCTTGATTATCTGCTAGCAGAAGAAGGAGGATTGTGTGCAAAACTGAATGAATCAAATTGTTGCTTACAAATAGACGATAATGGAAAAGCAGTTAAACGATTAACAAAAGAAATGAGGAAGCTAACCCACGTCCCAGTGCAAacctggaaggggtgggacacAGATTGGCTTACTTCATGGTTGCCACAAAAAGAATGGATACGCCAAAGCTTCCTTTTTGTTGTATGTATTATCATAGCCCTATTAGCTTTAGCTTGCCTTACCCCCTGTTTGGTGACACTAATCCGACGATTGATCAACCAAACTATAAATCAACGAGTCATGGTGTTACTCCAACCAGTAAAAGCTGAAGATTGGGGATACTAA